Proteins encoded together in one Musa acuminata AAA Group cultivar baxijiao chromosome BXJ3-6, Cavendish_Baxijiao_AAA, whole genome shotgun sequence window:
- the LOC103987553 gene encoding casein kinase 1-like protein HD16, translated as MRELRSGVRRGGRAPPPPPVDRTLRNTRARAASKKPEVVAVAAGGSRRVRTRAAEARAAVAAKGRQRARSAKGKLVLIEEGEGKKSDQLKEVVVVEEEEEEEEEEEEEEEEEEEEEEEEEKGKGRTKQPEEIRGKETMGDDSGGLSANRVVGQEEEGNTTPFPEKVQIGNSPVYKVDRKLGKGGFGQVFVGRRVSGGIERTTGPSALEVAIKFEHRSSKGCNYGPPYEWQVYSALGGSYGVPRVHYKGRQGDYYVMVMDMLGPSLWDAWNTSGQAMSTEMVACIAVESISILENMHSKGYVHGDVKPENFLLGQPATPQEKKLFLVDLGLATRWKDACNSNHVEYDQRPDVFRGTVRYASVHAHLGRTASRRDDLESLAYTLIFLHRGRLPWQGYQGDNKSFLVCKKKMSTSPEMMCCLCPPPFKQFLEIVVNMKFDEEPNYSKLISLFDGLIGPNPAVRPINTDGAQKVGQKRGRLTIDEEEESQQRKKIRLGVPATQWISVYNARLPMKQRYHYNVADARLAQHVERGNEDGLLISCVASCTNLWALIMDAGTGFTSQVYELSPFFLHKEWIMDQWEKNYYITSLAGANNGSSLVVMSKGTQYTQQSYKVSESFPFKWINKKWKEGFHVTSMATAGTRWGIVMSRNAGFSDQVVELDFLYPSEGIHRRWDGGYRITSMAATWDQAALILSVPKRKPGDETQETLRTSSFPSAHVKDKWAKNLYLASICYGRTVS; from the exons ATGCGGGAGCTGCGGAGCGGGGTGCGTCGAGGGGGCCgtgctccaccgccgccgccggtaGATCGTACGTTGCGGAACACGAGGGCGCGGGCTGCCTCGAAGAAGCCGGAGGTTGTAGCGGTTGCGGCTGGGGGTAGCCGGCGGGTGAGGACCAGGGCCGCGGAGGCGCGGGCGGCCGTTGCCGCTAAGGGGAGGCAGAGGGCGAGGTCGGCCAAGGGGAAGTTGGTTTTGATCGAGGAGGGGGAGGGGAAGAAGTCCGATCAATtgaaggaggtggtggtggtggaagaagaagaagaagaagaagaagaagaagaagaagaagaagaagaagaagaagaagaagaggaggaggaggagaaaggaaaGGGGCGCACAAAGCAACCGGAGGAAATAAGAGGGAAGGAAACGATGGGTGACGATAGTGGTGGATTGAGCGCCAACAGGGTTGTGGGACAGGAAGAGGAGGGGAACACTACACCATTCCCTGAAAAG GTGCAGATCGGTAATTCTCCAGTATATAAGGTTGATAGAAAGCTGGGCAAGGGTGGGTTTGGACAGGTTTTTGTTGGCCGTCGAGTCTCTGGTGGCATTGAAAGAACAACAGGTCCTAGTGCATTGGAG gTTGCCATCAAATTTGAGCACAGAAGCAGCAAAGGTTGTAATTATGGTCCTCCTTATGAATGGCAGGTTTACAG TGCTCTTGGGGGCAGTTATGGGGTGCCAAGGGTGCACTATAAAGGTCGACAAGGTGACTACTATGTGATG GTAATGGACATGCTAGGTCCCAGTTTATGGGATGCTTGGAATACTTCTGGTCAAGC GATGTCAACAGAAATGGTAGCTTGTATTGCTGTTGAGTCCATATCAATCCTTGAAAACATGCATTCAAAAGG ATATGTCCATGGAGATGTAAAGCCTGAGAACTTTTTGCTTGGTCAGCCGGCAACAcctcaagaaaaaaaattatttcttgttGACCTCGGATTAG CCACAAGATGGAAAGATGCTTGCAACAGTAATCATGTTGAATATGACCAACGCCCAGATGTGTTCAG AGGAACTGTTCGATATGCCAGTGTTCATGCACATCTTGGAAGAACTGCAAGCAGAAGGGATGATCTGGAGTCTCTTGCATATACACTAATTTTTCTTCATCGAGGCAGATTACCCTGGCAGGGCTACCAG GGTGATAATAAATCATTCCTAGTTTGCAAGAAAAAGATGTCAACATCTCCGGAGATGATGTGTTGCTTGTGTCCTCCACCATTTAAGCAGTTTCTTGAGATCGTGGTCAACATGaagtttgatgaggaacctaactACTCGAAACTAATTTCTCTGTTCGATGGATTAATTGGACCAAATCCAGCAGTTAGGCCAATTAACACTGATGGTGCTCAAAAG GTTGGTCAAAAACGTGGCAGATTGACtattgatgaagaagaagaaagtcaaCAAAGGAAGAAGATTCGCTTAGGAGTGCCTGCCACCCAGTGGATTTCTGTGTATAATGCTAGGCTTCCTATGAAACAAAG GTACCACTACAATGTGGCTGATGCACGCTTggcacagcatgtagagagagGAAATGAGGATGGTCTGCTTATTAGTTGTGTTGCATCGTGCACAAATTTGTGGGCCCTTATTATGGATGCAGGAACTGGTTTCACATCCCAGGTCTATGAGTTGTCCCCATTCTTCCTTCACAAG gagTGGATCATGGATCAATGGGAGAAAAACTACTATATCACCTCTCTTGCTGGTGCCAACAATGGAAGTTCTCTTGTGGTGATGTCAAAAG GCACCCAATACACTCAGCAGTCTTACAAAGTAAGCGAGTCTTTCCCCTTCAAATGGATAAACAAGAAGTGGAAAGAAGGATTTCATGTCACGTCGATGGCAACAGCTGGGACACGATGGGGCATCGTCATGTCACGCAATGCTGGTTTTAGTGATCAG GTTGTCGAATTAGACTTCCTGTATCCAAGTGAGGGCATTCACAGGCGTTGGGACGGCGGATATCGCATTACTTCTATGGCTGCCACCTGGGATCAGGCTGCCCTTATTCTCAGTGTGCCCAAGCGGAAGCCTGGTGATGAGACACAAGAGACCCTTCGGACATCATCATTTCCAAGTGCCCATGTCAAG GACAAGTGGGCAAAGAATCTATATCTTGCTTCAATTTGCTACGGACGCACTGTATCATGA
- the LOC103987554 gene encoding protein BIG GRAIN 1-like: MEERWARGKPRSGHQNPSFSSTLLDAIYRSIDESDGGATRDRHSLITVPKRPPPPLRPAAEWRTAEAATCCRPLAPISTSSSSDKSSYGGFSSSSEPDSGVNRLRPILTVGAPIRSIPPPPAAAVFDRREEEKKKKKTGSIRGRLRDARSSRSAAPASPGARLAGFLGSVLSAVSVIPRRPTPTAVTAAGGCDDSACSTASSLSRSCLIKKPSTREQPPSGEGEKRSVRFYPVSVIVDEDLRPCGHKSVYGADTAPRRPSAVAMKARRRVEELLRGMEEEEEEMSDSSSDLFELQNLTVIGRERGRGRGVGGGYGDELPVYETAHLDMNRSTSQSQRFLKIQERM, encoded by the coding sequence ATGGAAGAGAGGTGGGCGAGGGGAAAGCCCAGGAGCGGTCACCAGAACCCCTCCTTCTCCTCCACCCTCCTCGACGCCATCTACCGCTCCATCGACGAGTCCGACGGCGGAGCCACGCGAGACCGCCACTCTCTCATCACCGTGCCGAAGCGCCCTCCGCCGCCCCTCCGGCCCGCGGCAGAGTGGCGAACCGCAGAGGCGGCGACCTGTTGCCGGCCGCTTGCGCCCATCTCCACCTCCAGTTCCTCTGACAAGTCAAGCTACGGcggcttctcctcctcttccgagCCCGACTCGGGGGTAAACCGGCTCAGGCCGATCCTGACCGTCGGAGCTCCGATCCGCTCCATCCCTCCTCCGCCGGCTGCTGCGGTGTTCGACCGCcgtgaggaggagaagaagaaaaagaagacggGCTCGATCCGCGGCAGGCTTCGAGACGCGAGAAGTTCCAGGTCGGCCGCGCCGGCGTCCCCGGGTGCCCGCCTCGCCGGCTTCCTCGGCTCTGTATTGTCGGCGGTGTCGGTGATCCCGAGAAGGCCAACGCCCACCGCTGTCACCGCCGCGGGCGGATGCGACGACTCCGCCTGCTCCACGGCGTCGTCCCTCTCGCGATCCTGCCTCATCAAGAAACCATCGACGAGGGAGCAGCCTCCGTCGGGGGAGGGGGAGAAGCGATCGGTGAGGTTCTACCCGGTGAGCGTGATCGTGGACGAGGATCTGCGGCCGTGCGGGCACAAGAGCGTCTATGGAGCGGACACCGCGCCCCGAAGGCCGTCGGCGGTGGCAATGAAGGCGAGGAGGAGGGTGGAAGAGCTCCTAAGagggatggaggaggaggaagaggaaatgaGCGATTCAAGCTCCGATCTGTTCGAGCTGCAGAACTTGACGGTGATCGGAAgggaaaggggaaggggaaggggagtgGGAGGAGGTTACGGTGATGAGCTTCCGGTGTACGAGACGGCCCACCTCGACATGAATCGCTCCACTTCCCAATCTCAACGCTTCCTAAAAATACAAGAAAGAATGTAA